CCGCTCGCACACCGCGTGCCTTGTGGCGCTGGTCGAAGGCCACCGCAAAGAGGATATTCGCGGTCTTGGCGCGACCGTATGCAACGAATGGATCGTAGGGCGTGTGCTCGAAGTTGGGATCGTTGAGATCCACGTCCGCGAAACGATGTCCTGACGACGCCAGCATGACCACCCGACCACCCGGGCGGATCAGCGACGCCACGCGATTCACGAACACGAAATGCCCGAGATGATTCGTGCCGAACTGCGTCTCGAAGCCGTCCGCTGTTTTGCCGAACGGCGTGGCCATCACGCCCGCATTGGCGATGATCACGTCGAGCGGTTGGCCTTGCGCGAGCAGCTTGTCGGCGCAAGCGCGAACGCTCGCGAGGCTCGCGAGATCGAGTTCGATCAGCTCGATACTGCCGCCTGCCGCAGTGGCTTCGCGTTGTGCTTCAACGGTCGCCTGCTGCGCTTTTTTCAGGTCCCGGGCCGCGCCGATCACGTTCGCCCCGCGCGCGGCGAGTGCCCGCGCCGTCTCCACGCCCAGCCCCGCGGAGACACCCGTGACGAGAATTCGCTTGCCGTGAAGGTCAACGCTCGCGAGTACCTGGTCGGTCGTTGTGGTTGCACCCAATTTCTCAGTCATCTTCGCTGCTCCATCACAATAGAGTTGACGTCATTCCCTGTCCGGGATAAAACGGAGTGAGCCTCCGCTTTTAACTATACTAAACGGAGCTAGCCTCCGTTTGCAAGCACTCAAACGTATCGATGAACGAACCGACACCCAAAGAACGAAAACCCAGGGCGGACGCGCTGCGCAATCGCGAGCGCATTCTCGAGGTAGCGAAAACGGCGTTTACCCACGCGCAAGGCGAGATCAGCCTGGAGGAGGTCGCCCGCCAGGCCGGCGTTGGCGTCGGCACGCTCTACCGGCACTTTCCGACGCGCGACGCGCTGCTTGAGAGTGTCTATCGTGCCGAGGTGGAGAGGCTGGCCGAGGAGGCGCGCAAGCTGACCGATTCGCTGCCGCCGCTCGAAGCGCTGCGCGCCTGGATGACGCTTTTCATCGACTACATCGCGACGAAGAAGATCATTGCGCCTGCATTGAATTCGATTGTCGGCGGATCGACCAAACTGTTCGAATCGTCCGGGGCGCAGATCATGGACGCGATCCACTCGCTGGTTGCGCGCGCCGTCGCGAGTGGTGATATCCGGGCGGATCTCGATCCGCTGGATCTGCTTCGCGCACTCGTAGGCGTTTCAAATGTCGCGTCCGCGCCGGACTGGCAGCAGAGTGCCAAGAGGCTGGTCGATATCCTGTTGCTCGGATCGCGACCGCAGGACTAGTGCGGGTTTTCAGATCGATGCGCGGACAACCAACGCGCTGATAACGTCATGCGATGCGACGCCTTCACTCTGCGCGTCGTGGCGCATGGCTCGCATTGCCCAATAGCGTCGGTAGTCCGGACACGCTATGCTTTCTCGCCACCCTCCAAGTGCGCAGGGGTGGCCTTCCGACCCGGCAGGCAAACGCGCCCGCTCAGGTGGAACGCAACTGGACCCAACCAGCAGTGCGCACCAACGAGCCAGCGATCCGCCGCCCGCCTGTATGCCATTGAGCCACCTGTTGTTAGCGGCCGAGCCGCCCCAGCTTGCGCCGGGCATCGTACACAGCAATTTCAGCGTGCAGGGCGACGCCCGTCATAGCTTCCTCTCGTGGCAGGAACGCATGAGTCCGGTCTACGACATTCAGCCTGCCTCAAAGCACGCCGACGAAACCTTCGACGCCGCGATGTCCCGCTACTCGATCGACGATCTCAGCTTTTTCCATTTCCGCACTGGCCCGAATCTGGCCGTGCGCTCACTGGGACGCGTCTCGACGGAGAACATTCGCGACGTTTCATTTAGCGTGTTTCTGGAAGGCCGGCCTGGTGAATTCGTGAGCGGCAAGCAAGGGCGGGACGCATCGCCCATCGCATCCATGCCGACTATTCTTGCGCTGGATATGGATCAGCCGTGCGCCGTACGGAGCTTTCATGGCCGGATATTGTTGTTCTTCGTGCCGCGCGCGCTGGTCGAAAAAGCCTTTCCCGACGCGGCGTCGCTGCATGGCCGCCGGGTCGAAGCGACAACACCGTTGACCCGCACGCTGATAGCGCATCTGATCGCGCTCAATCGGCAAATCGTCGGCCTGAGCAAAGACGACGCGCGTCAGTCCTTTCTTACCGCGGTCGAATTGCTGGCCGCTGCATTCAGCCGGCAAGCGGGCCTATCCGGCAACGCGCGCGCGGCGGTGCGCGCCGCGGTGTACGGACAGGTGCGGCGCTATGTCGAGGCGCATCTGCACGACCCGGAGTTGTCGACGGAGCGCGTATTGGCGTCGCTGCATGTGTCGCGTGCCAGCGCGTACCGTCTGTTCGAGCATGAAGGCGGTCTGGCGACTTATATCGCCAGTCGCAGGTTGCGAATGGCCGCCGATGAACTGGTCCGCTTTCCGCATCTCGAAGTGCGGGACATCGCGGCGGGACTCGGCTTCAACAGCGCATCGAGTTTCAACCGCGCGTTTCGTCGCGCGTTCGATATCGCACCGCGCGATTTGCACGGGTATGCGCCATTACTCCGGCGAGAGAGGGAAGGGTTCGCGCGTCATACGAACTGGCCGACGACGAGCCAGTCGGCACAGGCTACACATGTAGCACACGCGGCGCACGTTCACGCGTAAGCTCAACGTTTGACGCTCGCTGCGGCGGTGCTTAAATCGTGGTTCGCGAGATCGATCGCTGCATCGAGTTGCTGTCGCTCCTGCTCTGTACGATGAAATCCGTTGCCTGAAGCGCAACGGTGTCCGAACCGGCGACTGAACGCTTGATGCCGGCTCGCGCCAGAATGCGTTTCAAGAACTTGTAGAAGAGTTCGAGTTGTCTTGCGTCCGTGGCTTTCGGCTCGAGATCGAACACATGCTCGAGCACACGGCGTGACACGTAGAAACGTTGCAGTCCGTGAACAATACGAACCTGGAAGACGACGCCGTCGCTGTTGTGCGGCACCGCTGCCCAAATGAGTGAATGACTACTCATGGAGCCCCCGTGGATCACAGTCTTAAGTTCTGAAGCTGGTCAATCCATACTCGCACATCCAAA
This genomic stretch from Paraburkholderia bryophila harbors:
- a CDS encoding helix-turn-helix domain-containing protein codes for the protein MPLSHLLLAAEPPQLAPGIVHSNFSVQGDARHSFLSWQERMSPVYDIQPASKHADETFDAAMSRYSIDDLSFFHFRTGPNLAVRSLGRVSTENIRDVSFSVFLEGRPGEFVSGKQGRDASPIASMPTILALDMDQPCAVRSFHGRILLFFVPRALVEKAFPDAASLHGRRVEATTPLTRTLIAHLIALNRQIVGLSKDDARQSFLTAVELLAAAFSRQAGLSGNARAAVRAAVYGQVRRYVEAHLHDPELSTERVLASLHVSRASAYRLFEHEGGLATYIASRRLRMAADELVRFPHLEVRDIAAGLGFNSASSFNRAFRRAFDIAPRDLHGYAPLLRREREGFARHTNWPTTSQSAQATHVAHAAHVHA
- a CDS encoding TetR/AcrR family transcriptional regulator, with translation MNEPTPKERKPRADALRNRERILEVAKTAFTHAQGEISLEEVARQAGVGVGTLYRHFPTRDALLESVYRAEVERLAEEARKLTDSLPPLEALRAWMTLFIDYIATKKIIAPALNSIVGGSTKLFESSGAQIMDAIHSLVARAVASGDIRADLDPLDLLRALVGVSNVASAPDWQQSAKRLVDILLLGSRPQD
- a CDS encoding SDR family NAD(P)-dependent oxidoreductase, with the protein product MTEKLGATTTTDQVLASVDLHGKRILVTGVSAGLGVETARALAARGANVIGAARDLKKAQQATVEAQREATAAGGSIELIELDLASLASVRACADKLLAQGQPLDVIIANAGVMATPFGKTADGFETQFGTNHLGHFVFVNRVASLIRPGGRVVMLASSGHRFADVDLNDPNFEHTPYDPFVAYGRAKTANILFAVAFDQRHKARGVRAAAVHPGGIMTELARHMDQGQMTAMLENINSQLASEGKGPFQFKTVPQGAATSVWTAAVAAADEVGGKYCENCHVSEIVADDVVITPISEGVRRYALDTDHAAALWRKSEEMVGESF